A part of Paraliobacillus zengyii genomic DNA contains:
- a CDS encoding aminopeptidase, producing the protein MSDLQMQEKYAELALRTGVNLQKGQALMVNSSIEGADFTRIVVEKAYELGAKDVLVNWEDDALTLLKYQNAPEEVLTTIPQWKIDKQLAFAKDGAALLSIRSTNPDLLKDVDAGKVAKAQKASAEAMKEFRKYIMNDLIAWSIISIPTGDWAQKIFPEKSTEDAKESLWEQIFKIVRVDKEDPVAAWDEHNQKLKDAREVLNKKQYTKLVFKAPGTDISFDLPKGHVWKGGSAKTSEGTTFNPNMPTEEVFTLPHKYGVNGTVASTKPLIYGGNMIDNFSLTFKEGKVVDFKAEQGLETLKHLLDTDEGSSRLGELALVPHASPISQSDLIFFNTLYDENASCHIALGKAYPTNLEGGSAMNDKELDEHGVNDSLTHVDFMIGSGDLDIDGVSADGTTEAVFRKGAWAF; encoded by the coding sequence ATGTCAGATTTACAAATGCAAGAAAAGTATGCAGAACTAGCTTTACGTACCGGAGTTAATTTACAAAAAGGGCAAGCGTTGATGGTTAATTCATCAATTGAAGGAGCAGATTTCACGCGAATTGTTGTTGAAAAAGCGTATGAATTAGGTGCGAAAGATGTGCTTGTAAATTGGGAAGATGATGCGTTAACACTGTTAAAATATCAAAATGCGCCAGAAGAAGTGTTAACAACGATCCCACAATGGAAAATTGATAAACAGTTGGCCTTCGCAAAAGATGGAGCGGCGTTGTTGTCAATTCGTTCGACCAATCCGGATTTGTTAAAAGATGTTGATGCAGGAAAAGTCGCAAAAGCGCAAAAGGCAAGCGCGGAAGCAATGAAGGAATTTCGTAAGTATATTATGAATGATTTGATTGCATGGTCAATTATTTCCATTCCAACAGGTGATTGGGCACAAAAGATATTCCCGGAAAAGTCAACAGAAGATGCAAAGGAAAGCCTTTGGGAACAAATATTTAAGATTGTCCGTGTGGATAAAGAAGATCCTGTTGCAGCATGGGATGAACATAATCAAAAATTGAAAGACGCAAGAGAAGTGTTAAATAAAAAGCAATACACTAAATTGGTTTTTAAAGCGCCAGGTACAGATATTAGTTTTGACTTACCAAAAGGACATGTTTGGAAAGGCGGTTCTGCTAAAACATCAGAAGGAACGACTTTTAATCCGAATATGCCTACTGAAGAAGTGTTCACATTACCACATAAGTATGGCGTGAATGGTACAGTAGCAAGTACGAAACCATTAATCTATGGTGGAAACATGATAGATAACTTCAGTCTGACTTTTAAAGAAGGTAAGGTTGTCGATTTCAAAGCAGAACAAGGTCTTGAAACACTCAAACATTTACTTGATACTGATGAAGGTTCTAGTAGACTAGGGGAGCTAGCATTAGTACCGCATGCATCGCCGATTTCACAGTCTGATTTGATTTTTTTTAATACTTTATATGATGAGAATGCATCGTGTCATATTGCACTAGGAAAAGCTTATCCAACAAATTTGGAGGGCGGATCAGCTATGAATGATAAAGAGTTAGATGAACATGGTGTAAATGATAGTCTGACACACGTTGATTTCATGATCGGATCAGGTGATTTAGACATCGATGGCGTAAGTGCTGACGGCACAACAGAAGCAGTCTTCCGAAAAGGCGCATGGGCATTTTAA
- a CDS encoding ABC-F family ATP-binding cassette domain-containing protein, producing the protein MEIIAVENVTKSYGDKVLFESIAFSISRQERIGLIGVNGTGKSTLLRILAGTEQKDAGVIHHAKDFQVAYLTQEPVLEEENTILEEIFAGDADVMVVLRRYEQLLLQLEADATNVDLQNALLNTQQTMDQLDAWDASTTAKTILTKLGITMFNQQIKNLSGGQKKRVAMAKALIQPADLLILDEPTNHLDNQTIEWLETYLPQYKGAIMLVTHDRYFLNRITNRIYELDNATLYRYQGNYETFLEKKAEREALEMQSEQKHANTLKRELAWLRRGAKARSTKQKARIDRVEEMKEERFNTDKQSMNFQAGTKRLGKKVLEINGISKAYEDQHLVRNFDFLVNPGDRIGIIGANGSGKTTLLNMIAGRIEPDTGDIDVGPTVKIGYYTQDHSQMGEDSRVIEYIHETAQVIHTKDGETITAEQMLERFLFSRAHQWTYIRRLSGGERRRLYLLKVLMEEPNVLLLDEPTNDLDTQTLSVLEDYLDYFSGVVITVSHDRYFLDRVVDQLITFEAPGEIGHFYGNYSTFMDQKTQESQVKTKAEKTDVKKPRSKRKKLSYNDQKEWDQIENEIESIEEEIEGVKQAIIDSGSDAEKVQTYFDKQVELETNLEQKMERWEELSLLVEASES; encoded by the coding sequence ATGGAAATAATAGCAGTTGAGAATGTAACGAAATCATATGGAGATAAAGTGTTGTTTGAGTCAATTGCCTTTTCTATTAGTAGGCAAGAACGAATTGGATTGATTGGTGTTAATGGCACTGGTAAATCGACTTTACTACGGATTTTAGCAGGAACGGAACAAAAAGATGCAGGAGTGATTCATCACGCTAAAGATTTTCAAGTGGCGTATTTAACGCAAGAACCTGTACTAGAAGAGGAAAATACTATTTTAGAAGAAATATTTGCAGGTGATGCTGATGTAATGGTTGTATTACGTCGTTACGAGCAACTACTATTACAACTTGAAGCTGATGCGACAAACGTCGATTTGCAAAATGCATTGTTAAACACGCAACAAACAATGGATCAACTAGATGCTTGGGATGCGAGTACAACTGCGAAAACAATTTTAACCAAGTTAGGTATTACCATGTTTAATCAGCAGATTAAAAACTTATCAGGTGGTCAAAAGAAACGTGTAGCTATGGCGAAAGCTTTAATACAACCAGCTGACTTATTAATACTTGATGAGCCTACTAACCATTTAGACAATCAAACGATTGAATGGTTGGAAACGTATTTACCGCAATACAAAGGTGCGATCATGCTCGTAACACACGATAGGTACTTTTTAAATCGAATAACTAATAGAATATATGAACTAGACAATGCGACATTGTACCGTTACCAAGGTAATTATGAAACATTCCTAGAAAAAAAAGCGGAACGGGAAGCATTAGAAATGCAGAGTGAACAAAAACATGCCAACACACTAAAACGTGAATTAGCATGGTTAAGACGAGGGGCAAAGGCGCGTTCAACAAAACAAAAAGCTCGAATTGATCGCGTGGAGGAAATGAAAGAAGAGCGTTTTAATACCGATAAACAATCGATGAATTTTCAAGCAGGAACAAAACGATTGGGTAAAAAAGTTCTTGAAATAAATGGTATAAGTAAAGCGTATGAGGACCAACATTTAGTTAGGAACTTTGACTTCTTAGTTAATCCAGGCGACAGAATTGGTATTATTGGCGCTAATGGAAGTGGAAAGACGACGTTGTTAAATATGATCGCTGGGAGAATAGAGCCAGATACAGGAGATATAGATGTAGGCCCTACAGTTAAAATTGGTTATTACACACAGGATCACAGTCAGATGGGTGAGGATTCCCGTGTGATTGAATATATTCATGAAACAGCACAGGTTATCCATACAAAAGATGGAGAAACAATTACGGCTGAACAAATGCTAGAACGCTTTCTATTTTCCCGTGCACATCAGTGGACGTATATTAGAAGACTTTCTGGTGGAGAAAGAAGAAGGCTCTATCTATTAAAAGTACTAATGGAAGAACCAAATGTCTTGTTATTAGATGAGCCAACAAATGATTTGGATACACAAACATTAAGTGTTCTAGAAGATTATTTGGATTATTTCTCGGGTGTTGTTATAACCGTTTCACACGATCGTTACTTTTTAGATCGTGTGGTTGATCAATTAATTACATTTGAAGCGCCTGGAGAGATTGGGCATTTTTATGGTAATTATAGTACATTTATGGATCAGAAAACGCAAGAGAGCCAAGTGAAAACAAAGGCTGAGAAAACAGATGTTAAAAAACCTCGATCTAAACGAAAAAAATTATCATATAATGATCAAAAAGAATGGGATCAAATTGAAAATGAAATCGAGAGTATAGAAGAAGAAATAGAAGGTGTTAAACAAGCTATTATCGATTCTGGCAGTGATGCAGAAAAGGTTCAAACTTATTTTGATAAGCAAGTTGAACTGGAGACGAATTTAGAACAGAAGATGGAACGCTGGGAAGAGCTATCTTTACTCGTTGAAGCAAGTGAATCATAA
- a CDS encoding VOC family protein: protein MATFSIEKFKIETVFLTIKNLKRSIDFYTQVLGLSLIEQTTKIAKLGTEDGVILVQLEENTNALQANERSAGLYHFAILVPERKDLAAFLKHILQKEYPLIGASDHDFSEAIYLQDPDDIGIEVYADRHKENWKYQTDGQIHAPTKSLDVQNLFRDYTATWAGFPNRTVIGHLHFHVSDIAKARAFYVDILGLNPTIAMGDQVLFVAGEGYHHHIGLNTWNGVGIPSQEKGTIGLKKASLKMNKTDYQRLVQQGLVSHANEMVDPFHIHYQIVIS, encoded by the coding sequence ATGGCTACCTTCTCAATCGAGAAGTTCAAAATTGAGACAGTGTTTTTAACGATCAAGAATTTAAAGCGTTCTATTGATTTTTATACACAAGTATTAGGGTTAAGTCTTATTGAACAAACAACTAAAATTGCTAAGCTTGGAACAGAAGATGGTGTCATACTTGTCCAACTAGAAGAAAATACCAACGCATTGCAGGCCAATGAGCGATCTGCTGGATTGTATCATTTTGCAATTTTGGTACCAGAGCGAAAAGATTTAGCTGCATTTTTAAAGCATATATTACAAAAGGAATATCCGCTTATCGGAGCATCTGATCATGACTTTAGTGAAGCCATTTACCTACAAGATCCAGATGATATTGGAATAGAAGTTTATGCTGATCGACATAAAGAGAATTGGAAATATCAAACGGATGGTCAAATTCATGCGCCAACAAAATCGCTGGATGTTCAAAATTTATTTCGTGACTATACAGCAACATGGGCAGGATTTCCAAATAGAACAGTAATCGGACACTTGCATTTTCATGTATCAGATATCGCAAAAGCCCGAGCCTTTTACGTGGATATACTCGGGTTGAATCCGACTATTGCAATGGGGGATCAAGTATTATTCGTAGCGGGAGAAGGCTATCATCATCACATTGGGCTAAACACGTGGAATGGAGTAGGTATACCATCGCAAGAAAAGGGAACAATCGGTCTGAAAAAAGCGTCGCTGAAAATGAATAAAACGGATTATCAACGATTAGTGCAACAAGGATTAGTAAGTCATGCAAACGAAATGGTCGATCCATTTCATATTCACTATCAAATCGTAATTTCTTAA
- a CDS encoding winged helix-turn-helix transcriptional regulator, with protein sequence MKELCPRFEKAMQLFGKRWVGLVLFELLEGPKRFSQMETELPISGRLLSERLKMLEQENIIERRVYSEFPVRIEYILTEKGKALKPVINDIQNWAEAWVTEAEVATVKEDLSTN encoded by the coding sequence ATGAAAGAATTATGTCCAAGGTTTGAAAAAGCGATGCAGCTTTTCGGAAAAAGGTGGGTTGGCCTTGTTTTGTTTGAATTATTAGAAGGTCCAAAACGCTTTTCTCAAATGGAAACAGAGCTACCAATTAGTGGCCGTTTACTCTCTGAACGACTTAAAATGTTAGAACAAGAGAATATTATCGAGAGAAGGGTATACTCTGAATTCCCTGTCCGGATTGAGTACATTCTCACTGAAAAAGGTAAGGCATTAAAGCCTGTAATTAATGACATTCAAAATTGGGCAGAAGCATGGGTAACAGAAGCTGAAGTAGCCACTGTTAAAGAGGATTTATCAACCAACTAA
- a CDS encoding acyl-CoA thioesterase, whose protein sequence is MNNKPCVASLTVKTTHVLPSDTNGHGTLFGGQLMAHIDDVAAISATRHARKLVVTASIDSVDFLYPVKEGDTICLEAIVTWAHKTSMEVFVKAVTENLMSGERKVCATAYVTMVAIDENNQPTAVPGVYPESSEEKWLHAEAAERANQRKERRKKSKELARTFGTAFPWNEKSRFGENPSN, encoded by the coding sequence ATGAACAACAAACCTTGTGTGGCATCTTTAACTGTAAAAACAACGCATGTACTTCCATCTGATACGAACGGACATGGGACGTTGTTCGGTGGACAATTAATGGCACATATCGATGACGTTGCTGCTATTAGCGCGACAAGGCATGCTAGAAAGTTAGTTGTTACAGCCTCAATTGATTCAGTTGATTTTTTATACCCAGTAAAAGAGGGTGACACAATCTGTCTTGAGGCAATTGTAACATGGGCGCACAAAACGTCGATGGAGGTTTTTGTCAAGGCTGTTACAGAGAATTTAATGAGTGGAGAACGAAAAGTATGTGCAACGGCATATGTAACAATGGTTGCAATTGATGAAAATAATCAGCCTACTGCAGTGCCAGGTGTCTATCCAGAATCAAGTGAAGAGAAATGGCTACATGCTGAAGCGGCAGAACGAGCTAACCAACGAAAAGAGAGAAGAAAAAAATCCAAGGAATTGGCTAGAACATTTGGCACAGCCTTCCCTTGGAATGAAAAAAGTCGCTTCGGAGAGAATCCCTCAAATTAG
- the cls gene encoding cardiolipin synthase — MSITPIVLGFILVFNIFLALAIVFLERKSATSTWAWLMVLLFIPVAGFILYLIFGRKLSNKKLFIWDNKSRLGVKHAAENQMQLIEEGSFPIPESIKEYKDLFYLHLRNDDAILTQDNDVGIFTDGREKFDALIKDLETATDHIHLVYYIVRSDHLGQRIADVLMKKARAGVQVRFLYDDMGSRKLARNYKQKLRDAGVEVESFFPSLIPKINFKINHRNHRKLAIIDGKIGYIGGFNIGDEYLGEDKRFGYWRDTHLRVIGESVRNMQTRFILDWNQASRHDILYEDRYYEATPKGNVGMQIVSSGPDSEWEQIKNGYMKMIMKAKSYIYIQTPYFIPDESLADALRIAVLSGVDVRIMIPNKPDHPFVYWATYSNIGDLLRAGATVYVYQKGFLHAKTIVVDGKIASVGTANIDVRSFRLNFEVNAFLYSEDIAQQLVSEFQKDMMHSSQLTTDVYNNRSLWIRFKESIARLIAPIL; from the coding sequence ATGAGCATCACACCAATTGTATTAGGGTTTATTCTAGTTTTTAATATATTTTTAGCACTTGCAATTGTCTTTTTAGAGCGTAAAAGTGCAACATCAACATGGGCATGGCTAATGGTTCTTTTATTTATACCAGTTGCTGGTTTTATTTTATATCTTATTTTTGGTCGCAAACTAAGTAACAAGAAGCTGTTTATCTGGGATAATAAAAGTCGATTAGGTGTAAAACATGCGGCTGAAAATCAAATGCAATTAATAGAAGAGGGTAGTTTCCCTATTCCAGAAAGTATCAAAGAATACAAGGACTTATTTTATTTACATTTACGTAATGATGATGCGATTTTAACCCAAGATAATGATGTTGGAATTTTTACAGATGGTAGAGAAAAGTTTGATGCACTTATAAAAGATTTAGAGACAGCAACAGACCATATACATTTAGTTTATTATATTGTGCGAAGTGATCATCTCGGACAAAGGATTGCTGATGTATTAATGAAAAAGGCGAGAGCAGGCGTACAAGTTCGGTTTCTTTATGATGACATGGGTTCTCGAAAGTTAGCGCGTAATTATAAACAGAAGTTGCGTGACGCAGGTGTCGAAGTTGAATCTTTCTTTCCGTCACTCATTCCTAAAATAAATTTTAAAATAAATCACAGAAATCATCGTAAATTAGCAATAATTGATGGTAAAATCGGTTATATAGGTGGTTTTAATATTGGAGATGAGTATCTTGGTGAAGATAAGCGGTTTGGCTATTGGCGAGATACCCATTTAAGAGTTATCGGTGAATCTGTTCGAAATATGCAAACACGGTTTATCTTAGATTGGAATCAAGCATCAAGACATGATATTCTTTATGAAGATCGCTATTATGAGGCGACTCCAAAAGGTAATGTTGGGATGCAAATTGTTTCGAGTGGTCCAGATTCAGAATGGGAACAAATAAAAAATGGCTACATGAAGATGATTATGAAAGCAAAATCTTATATTTATATACAAACACCGTACTTTATTCCAGACGAAAGCTTAGCAGATGCGCTTCGAATTGCTGTACTTTCAGGTGTAGATGTCCGTATTATGATTCCCAATAAACCTGACCATCCCTTTGTTTATTGGGCAACGTATTCTAATATAGGCGATTTACTTAGGGCTGGAGCAACAGTCTATGTTTATCAAAAAGGTTTTTTGCACGCCAAAACGATTGTTGTTGATGGTAAAATAGCTTCAGTTGGAACCGCGAATATAGATGTACGTAGTTTCCGTTTGAATTTTGAAGTGAATGCTTTTTTATATAGCGAAGATATTGCACAACAGTTAGTAAGTGAATTTCAAAAAGATATGATGCATTCATCCCAATTGACAACGGATGTTTACAACAACCGATCGTTATGGATTCGATTCAAAGAGTCGATTGCACGTTTAATAGCTCCTATTTTATAA
- the rarD gene encoding EamA family transporter RarD, whose product MTNKELKIGIFFATFAYILWGFLPIYWKAVGDISAGVILSHRIIWSFIFMILLLLITRKWHSFIRECYTIIHNKKKLSGLILASFVISGNWLIFIWAVNSDHVIQASLGYYINPLLSILLGIVVLKETLNKWEVFSVALAGIGVLYLTVHYGVFPWISLLLALSFAIYGLVKKVVDIPSLYGLTLETFIVFPLALLYLAMHPADSGSLINMWYSPLTAGLLMGAGVVTAVPLLLFASGAKRIPLSMIGFLQYIAPTLMLIIGVFVYKEAFTSAHLIAFVCIWTALAIYTLSKIRSFRNNRRKATL is encoded by the coding sequence ATGACAAATAAGGAATTAAAAATCGGAATCTTTTTTGCAACATTCGCTTATATTCTATGGGGTTTTTTACCGATTTATTGGAAAGCTGTTGGCGATATATCTGCTGGTGTAATCCTCTCCCATCGAATTATCTGGTCTTTTATATTTATGATTCTTTTACTTCTTATAACTAGAAAATGGCATAGCTTCATTCGAGAATGCTACACCATTATACATAACAAAAAGAAACTTTCAGGACTAATCTTAGCTTCTTTCGTTATCAGTGGTAATTGGTTAATATTCATTTGGGCAGTCAACAGTGATCACGTAATTCAAGCTAGTCTGGGCTATTACATTAATCCATTATTAAGCATTTTATTAGGCATTGTCGTCTTAAAAGAAACACTCAATAAATGGGAGGTTTTCTCTGTTGCATTAGCTGGAATTGGAGTATTATACTTAACAGTTCATTATGGTGTATTCCCTTGGATCTCTTTACTTTTAGCCTTGTCGTTTGCTATCTATGGTTTAGTGAAAAAGGTCGTTGATATTCCATCTTTATACGGTTTAACTTTGGAAACCTTTATTGTATTCCCATTAGCTTTACTTTATTTAGCCATGCATCCAGCAGATTCTGGCTCGCTAATAAATATGTGGTATTCACCTCTCACAGCAGGATTGTTGATGGGGGCTGGAGTTGTAACAGCTGTTCCTTTATTACTATTTGCTAGCGGGGCAAAACGGATCCCTTTATCAATGATTGGGTTTTTACAATACATTGCGCCGACACTGATGTTAATCATTGGCGTATTTGTCTACAAAGAGGCATTCACGTCCGCACATCTAATCGCGTTTGTATGTATTTGGACAGCACTCGCTATTTATACACTGTCTAAAATAAGATCCTTTCGTAATAATCGTAGAAAAGCCACTCTTTAA
- a CDS encoding Hsp20/alpha crystallin family protein, with protein sequence MENKPDNKKSEFFEAGQEFIRKMDGIFADRPKNGMLDSIDAFFQKSGSLPSTRLSVDVYENEKEWIVQVDLPGLRKEDIHIDVIGDRLKIKVNQEATTHTKDEKKAYYSRERRFRQAERTVQLPYVVDKRTTSASYKNGVLEVRGPKKAKTDHYIDID encoded by the coding sequence ATGGAAAATAAGCCAGATAATAAGAAATCAGAGTTTTTTGAAGCAGGGCAAGAATTTATTCGGAAGATGGACGGTATATTTGCTGATCGACCCAAAAACGGTATGTTGGATTCAATTGATGCTTTTTTTCAAAAAAGTGGTTCACTACCATCAACACGTTTATCTGTAGATGTTTATGAAAATGAAAAAGAATGGATAGTGCAAGTTGATTTACCAGGGTTACGTAAAGAAGATATTCATATTGATGTAATAGGAGACCGTTTGAAAATTAAAGTGAATCAGGAAGCAACGACGCATACAAAAGATGAAAAGAAAGCCTATTACAGTAGGGAACGTCGTTTCAGACAGGCAGAACGAACCGTACAATTACCATATGTGGTAGATAAACGGACAACAAGTGCAAGTTATAAAAATGGAGTCTTAGAAGTTCGTGGACCGAAAAAAGCGAAAACAGATCATTATATTGATATTGATTAA
- a CDS encoding SGNH/GDSL hydrolase family protein, which translates to MNRKKIWLLLGVVFLLLLIIGFVFMSQNSNSTSNQTAEIEPEEENIEEVIDQVQEKDEEVENEENSSISNNLKDAVENTIGLFLRNDYKVVAIGDSLTQGVGDAADNDGYVGRIEDAFSNEEQRVSFDNYGKRGNRSDQLLKRLEDKEIRASLEEADMVLLTIGANDIMKVVKSNFMNLNEEPFIAERLAYEQRLQETFDIMLDLSPDAEIYLIGFFNPFEGYFDDIEELDGILSDFNNTGQELTTENQQTHFIPTNDLFQIDDVDLLADDNFHPNATGYTLIAERVLTYIRPTIEAAHEESENEEEASDAP; encoded by the coding sequence ATGAATAGAAAAAAGATTTGGCTATTGCTTGGTGTAGTATTTCTCTTATTACTTATAATTGGATTTGTTTTCATGTCACAAAACTCCAACTCCACTTCCAATCAAACCGCTGAAATCGAACCGGAAGAGGAAAATATAGAAGAAGTCATTGATCAAGTACAGGAAAAAGATGAAGAAGTTGAAAATGAAGAAAATAGTAGCATTTCTAATAATTTAAAGGATGCTGTTGAAAATACAATCGGCTTATTCCTACGTAACGATTACAAAGTCGTGGCAATAGGTGATTCCTTAACACAAGGCGTAGGAGACGCAGCTGATAATGATGGTTATGTTGGCAGAATAGAAGATGCATTTTCTAATGAAGAACAACGTGTTTCTTTCGATAATTATGGTAAGCGTGGGAATCGATCCGATCAATTACTAAAACGTTTGGAAGATAAGGAAATAAGAGCATCATTAGAAGAAGCTGATATGGTACTACTAACAATCGGAGCAAATGATATCATGAAAGTTGTTAAAAGTAACTTTATGAATCTTAATGAAGAACCCTTTATTGCTGAACGATTAGCTTATGAACAACGTTTACAAGAAACTTTTGATATTATGCTAGACTTAAGCCCAGATGCTGAGATCTATTTAATTGGTTTTTTTAATCCTTTTGAAGGCTATTTTGATGACATTGAAGAACTCGACGGAATTCTAAGTGATTTTAATAATACTGGACAGGAACTAACGACAGAGAATCAACAAACGCACTTTATTCCTACAAATGATTTATTTCAAATAGATGATGTTGATCTCTTAGCTGATGATAATTTTCATCCAAACGCTACAGGATACACACTTATTGCTGAACGAGTTCTAACCTATATTCGCCCTACCATTGAAGCAGCACACGAAGAAAGCGAAAATGAGGAAGAGGCAAGTGACGCACCATAA
- a CDS encoding YpmS family protein, giving the protein MQQRNWRFLFISLLSLNVFIIITLFILIFSPTPGSNALPEKEYIEDEAGAEFTVRSSKQNLTELVNQYIDKALNDEDGKYSIQLNENVQIFGSVEAFEKDIPISIEMEPVVQENGDIILKQTEMSLGLLNLPKNKILEYVAKAIDAPEWVIIDPDNEEIYIAITQMDIKSNFKVRAQQIDLENDQISFRIKVPTATLGL; this is encoded by the coding sequence ATGCAACAAAGAAATTGGCGATTTTTATTTATAAGTTTACTCAGTTTAAATGTATTCATTATTATAACTTTATTCATTTTAATTTTTTCCCCTACACCCGGCAGTAATGCACTACCGGAAAAGGAATATATTGAAGATGAAGCAGGAGCAGAGTTCACTGTTCGATCTAGCAAACAAAATTTAACTGAGCTGGTCAATCAATATATCGATAAAGCTTTAAATGATGAAGATGGAAAGTATTCTATTCAACTGAACGAAAATGTACAAATTTTCGGTTCTGTTGAGGCTTTTGAAAAAGACATTCCTATCTCTATTGAGATGGAGCCAGTCGTGCAAGAAAACGGTGATATCATTTTAAAACAAACTGAAATGTCATTGGGTTTGTTGAATTTGCCCAAAAATAAAATTTTAGAATATGTGGCTAAAGCAATAGATGCACCAGAATGGGTTATTATTGACCCTGATAATGAAGAAATCTATATTGCGATTACACAAATGGATATAAAAAGTAACTTTAAAGTGAGAGCACAACAAATAGATCTAGAAAATGACCAAATATCATTCCGAATTAAAGTTCCAACCGCAACATTAGGATTATAA
- a CDS encoding DUF4097 family beta strand repeat-containing protein: MLKKVALVACLTLVIGLIGMFTYRDQIFSFVLNETRTGSAESIEESVVNAANIKQIDIEVDVVDIEIEESPDSNIHISLNGMGSDNNKELDLHVEEDHDELQIDVKRDNPISKFFTVFKDLEYVELIILVPGEQFNQLDITSNVGEITVNYGKFDTVEVEADVGDIKLDSISSKVASVKSNVGDIKISQAVGEWDIKSDLGEVELSMKDWKDDIEIESDMGDVQVQLSDKPTNYTLDIKSSVGEVNVEGFDVTNRAGGEDIELEKGTGEPTLEVSSDLGDISIKAP, translated from the coding sequence ATGTTGAAAAAAGTAGCTCTAGTTGCTTGTTTAACACTGGTCATTGGTTTAATAGGAATGTTCACCTACCGTGATCAGATTTTTTCATTCGTTTTAAATGAAACGAGAACAGGTTCTGCGGAATCGATAGAAGAAAGCGTAGTGAATGCCGCCAATATTAAACAAATAGATATTGAAGTTGACGTTGTTGATATAGAGATAGAGGAAAGCCCTGATTCAAATATTCATATTTCATTAAATGGAATGGGTAGTGATAACAATAAAGAATTAGACTTACATGTAGAAGAAGATCATGATGAGTTGCAAATTGATGTAAAAAGAGATAATCCTATATCAAAATTTTTCACAGTGTTTAAAGATTTAGAATATGTAGAACTGATTATACTGGTGCCAGGTGAACAATTTAATCAACTCGATATAACTTCTAATGTTGGGGAGATTACGGTTAATTATGGCAAGTTTGATACAGTTGAAGTGGAAGCAGATGTTGGAGATATTAAACTGGATAGCATTAGTAGTAAAGTTGCTTCGGTAAAGTCAAATGTAGGAGATATTAAAATTTCACAAGCAGTAGGAGAATGGGATATTAAAAGTGATCTTGGTGAAGTTGAACTCTCGATGAAAGATTGGAAAGATGACATTGAGATAGAGTCTGATATGGGTGATGTACAAGTACAACTATCTGACAAACCAACTAATTACACACTAGATATTAAGAGTAGTGTTGGTGAAGTTAATGTAGAAGGATTTGATGTAACCAACCGTGCAGGAGGAGAAGATATAGAGTTGGAAAAAGGCACAGGTGAACCAACACTAGAAGTCTCAAGTGACCTTGGCGATATATCAATAAAAGCACCCTGA